GTGCACAATATGGGCAGTACAACAGTTTTGAAAATGATTTTGCACTTAACCTGACCCAGCAATTTGATTTTCCAACGGTCTATACCAACCAGCACAAACTGGCAAAAGAAAAGACGGAAGGAAGCCAGATGCAACTGGCGGTAACTGAGAACAGCCTGAAACGAGACATCCGCCAAAGTTGGTATCAACTTGCCTATTTAAGGGAAAAGGAAAAGTTGTTGTTGTATCAGGATACTATTTATGGTCGGTTTCTACATGCAGCCACCATCCGTTATGAAACGGAAGCTACCAGCTACCTGGAAAAAGCAGCAGCAGAAACCAAGGTGATGGAAATCCAAAATACACTTAAACTAATAGCATCGGACATTGCCATTCAGGAGAAGCAGCTTCGTATCCTCCTGAACGATACAACCGGAATCCACTTTATGCCAGGGGTCTTAGCCGAAAGGACTATGGCGGGTATTCAGGATTCAACACAAGTAGCCAATAATCCTCTACTTGCCTATGCCAAACAGCAGATTGATATTGCTGGTGCTGAAAAAGCAGTCCAGTCGTCCAAAATGCTGCCCGGGTTATCAGTCGGATATTTCAATCAATCACTAATAGGACAATTAACTACAACTGGTGATATTGCAGGCCCTTCTAATCGATTTTCCGGAGTGCAAGTTGGCATTTCAATACCGATATTTTACGGTTCTTATAAGGCCAATATAAAATCAGCCCAGCTCAAAGAGCAGATGGCCGAAACCAATGCTAATTACTACACTTCCGTCCTTCAGGGGCAGTACGAACAGCAGCTACAGGAAGTGTTCAAATACGGGGGGAGCTTGAGCTACTATAAGGACAAAGCAATTCCACAAGCAAATCTCATCATTGGCAATGCTCAAAAGAGTTTCGAGAATGGAGCCATAGATTATGTGGAATATTTTCAAAATCTAAATCAGGGGCTGGAACTGAAATTCAATTATCTCAATACATTAAACGGGTACAACCAGGCCATTATCAATCTGGAATACCTGATTGGTCAATAATATAAAAAACTGAATAATATGAACTCTTACATAAAAAATTACACTACTCCATTGTTAAAGACTTGGAGTATTGGCAGCTTGTTCGTTGCAGCAAGTTTATTCATTGTATCGTGTGGAAACTCGGTGAATAAAGAAGAAGGGGAAGAACTAGAAGAAGAACATGTTGAAGAAGTACTCTTTTCTACCCAGCAATTTCAATCGCTAAGAATGAAGGTAGATACTTTACCACTTCGCAACATCTCCTCCTATGTGGATGCAAACGGACAATTGGAAGTACCCCCACAAAATGAAGCAGCGGTTACAGCCGTCATAGGTGCGAACATTATCAGCATTAAAGTAATTGAAGGCGATAAAATAAAAAAAGGACAGGTACTGGCATACCTCAACCATCCTGACCTGATTAAACTACAAACCGATTACATCAATAGCTGGAACCAACTTCAATACATTGATAAAGAATACCAGCGTCAAAAGACGCTCTATGATGAAAAAGTAGGGTCAGGAAAAGAATTTCAGAAAACACAGGCGGATTACCAGTCAATGAAAGGAACGGTAGTAGGTTATGAAGCACAGTTAAGACTATTGGGATTGAGCCTTATGAAAATACAGCAAGGTGAAATCTACGATCAAGTACCAGTATCCACTCCTATTTCAGGATACGTACGACATGTAAATGTAAAAACAGGCCAATATGTACAGCCACAAACCGAGATGTTTGAAATCGTCAATATAGATCACATCCATACCGATTTAACGGTGTTTGAAAAAGACATACACAAGGTAAAAGAAGGCCAGAAAGTTAAGTTTTCTATTGAATCCTTGCCAGGAAAAGAACTGGAAGCAACCATTTATTCAGTAGGTAAAGCATTCGAGCAAGACCCTAAGGCCATTCACCTTCATGCAGAAATTCATAATAAGGAAGGATTGCTTATTCCCGGTATGTATGTGCGGGGACGTATCATAATTGATGACGTTCGTTGTTATGCTCTGCCTGAAGCTGCTGTAATTAGAGATGGTGATAAATATTTCATTTTCACGGCTGAGAAGAAAGATGAAGATGGTGAAGTTGAGTGGGAATTTGTACCGGAGGAAATTATTGTTGGAGCAATGGATAACGGTTGGATAGAAGTTAAACTTCTCCAACCATTAGAAGAAGGTACAACTGTCGCTTGGAACAATGCATATTACTTATTAGCAGAAATGAAAAAGGGTGAGCTGGGAGATGATGATTAAAGATAGAAGTATGAAAAAAACAATATTCAAAATATCGAGAATGGACTGCTCCTCTGAGGAACAGTTAATTCGTATGAAATTGGAGTCGTTTTCCAATATAAAACACCTTGAATTTGACATACCTTCCCGTCAACTTGGAATTTACCACATTGGTGACATAGATCAAATTCATCAGGCTATCAGCGAGTTGAACCTAAACGATAAATTGGAAAACACAGAAGACGCTGATTTGCCTTCAGTTGTTGACGAATCGCATCAAAGGAAAATACTATGGTGGGTATTGGGCATCAATTTCGGCTTCTTTGTAGTAGAAATGACTACCGGATGGATATCCCGCTCTATGGGTCTGGTGGCTGACTCGCTGGATATGCTGGCAGATTCCATCGTCTACGGCCTGAGCTTATTTGCTGTCGGTGCAGCTATTTCTCGTAAGAAGAAAGTAGCCAAAATCAGTGGCTATTTTCAGATGGGATTGGCTCTGTTAGGTTTTTCAGAAGTTTTGCGCAGGTTTTTCAGCGAAAGCGAAACACCGCTGTTTCAATGGATGATCATCATTTCGGTACTTGCCTTAATTGGTAACTTGGTCTCGCTTTGGCTGATCAACAAAGCTAAAAGTGATGAAGCTCACATGCAGGCCAGTGCGATATTTACATCTAATGATATTATAGTGAATGGAGGGGTAATACTAGCTGGGATTCTGGTTTATTTTCTAAAAAGTAAATGGCCGGATCTGGTTGTTGGTGGTGTTGTTTTCTCCTTTGTTATGCGTGGTGCTTTTCGAATACTGAAATTGGCAAAATGATTATGGGACATAATCACAATCATTCACATAATCATTCAGAGGGCAATGTAAAAGTAGCCTTCTTTCTCAACCTTGCCTTTACAATCATTGAGATCATTGGTGGTCTCTATACCAATAGTTTGGCTATCCTGTCGGATGCACTGCATGATTTAGGAGATAGCCTCAGTTTAGGACTTTCGTGGTACTTTCAGAAGCTATCCAAGAAAGGTAGAACCAAGACATTCTCTTACGGGTACAAACGATTCTCATTGCTTGGTGCGATAATCAATTCGATTGTGTTAGTGGCAGGGTCAATATTCATCCTGACAAAAGCGATTCCTGAACTCTTTAATCCTGGGGAAACAAATGTTGAAGGCATGCTCTATCTATCGATTTTGGGAATAGTAGTAAATGGTGCAGCTGTTTTCAAACTCCGAAAAGGAGAATCTCTGAATGAAAAAGTAGTTTCACTACATCTTTTAGAAGATGTCTTGGGATGGGTGGCCGTTCTTATAGGTAGTGTCATTATGATGTATACAGATGCACCATTTATAGATCCGTTACTCTCAGTACTAATCTCGCTTTTTGTTTTGTACAATGTTTACAAAAACCTCAAAAAGAGCCTTTTAGTAATTCTTCAGGGCATTCCCGAGGAAATTTCCATTGACGACATTCGGCAAAAGCTCAAGAACATATCAAAAGTTACTGACATCCATGACTGCCACGCATGGTCGATGGACGGCCAGTACAACATTCTTACACTTCACCTTCGACTAGATAAAGACTACAAACTTTCAGAACAAGCTAAGCTCAAAGAGCAAGTAAGAACACAATTAAAAGATGAATCGATTAATCACATTACCATAGAGTTTGAAGCACAGGGTGAAAACTGTGAGTTGGAGGATTGTTGATCAAATCATTTGATAAGTGATGAAAAAATATCAGATTAAAACAAAATGAAGCTAAACACCCTCTACATAAAAAACATGGTTTGTCCTCGCTGTATTGACACAGTGAAGGACATTTTGGATAACCTGAATATAGAAACCTCCTCCATTGAACTCGGAGAAGTTCATACACCAAACAACATCACGAGTGATCAGAAATCACAGCTGGAGGAACTACTGGCAGCACGAGGCTTTGAGTTGCTTCAAGATCAAAAGTCGAAACTGATCGGACAGATCAAAGCGATCATTGTAGATCAAATTCATCACAACAAAGAAGCCTTAAATATCAATTTCTCTACCCTAATAGCTGATAAACTGCACCAGGAGTATTCTTCTCTCAGCAGGCTTTTCTCTTCTGTCGAAGGAGTCACTATTGAGCGGTTTATCCTTAAACAAAAAGTAGAGCGAGTGAAAGAGCTCATCTTTTACAATGAGCTAACGCTCTCAGAGATTGCTCATCAAATGGACTACAGCAGTGTAGCCCATCTATCCGCCCAATTCAAAAAAGAGACGGGCATGACCCCCACAGCTTTTAAGAAAATGAGAAATCCGGGACGGCAATCACTGGATCAGCTGTGATCAAAATCTCATAAGCCTTTTTCAAAATTGTGTAACAGCCACAAGCAGCTTACCGATCATCTTTGTATCGTGACAATTAATACGATAACAAGATGACCAAAGAATATACAATTACCGGAATGACTTGCACTGGCTGTTTGGCCAAAGTGAAGAGAACGATCAATGGAATCGAAGAGATACAAGAAGCCGCTATTCAACTGGAATACCCACAGGCAAAGATTATCTCCGATGAATCTTTAGACCTTGGAGAAATTAATCTGGCATTAAAAAAGGTAGGGAACTATGCCATTTCTGAAGAATATCAAGAGACCGTACAAGCTCCGCTC
The Croceimicrobium hydrocarbonivorans genome window above contains:
- a CDS encoding efflux RND transporter periplasmic adaptor subunit, which produces MNSYIKNYTTPLLKTWSIGSLFVAASLFIVSCGNSVNKEEGEELEEEHVEEVLFSTQQFQSLRMKVDTLPLRNISSYVDANGQLEVPPQNEAAVTAVIGANIISIKVIEGDKIKKGQVLAYLNHPDLIKLQTDYINSWNQLQYIDKEYQRQKTLYDEKVGSGKEFQKTQADYQSMKGTVVGYEAQLRLLGLSLMKIQQGEIYDQVPVSTPISGYVRHVNVKTGQYVQPQTEMFEIVNIDHIHTDLTVFEKDIHKVKEGQKVKFSIESLPGKELEATIYSVGKAFEQDPKAIHLHAEIHNKEGLLIPGMYVRGRIIIDDVRCYALPEAAVIRDGDKYFIFTAEKKDEDGEVEWEFVPEEIIVGAMDNGWIEVKLLQPLEEGTTVAWNNAYYLLAEMKKGELGDDD
- a CDS encoding cation transporter; translated protein: MKKTIFKISRMDCSSEEQLIRMKLESFSNIKHLEFDIPSRQLGIYHIGDIDQIHQAISELNLNDKLENTEDADLPSVVDESHQRKILWWVLGINFGFFVVEMTTGWISRSMGLVADSLDMLADSIVYGLSLFAVGAAISRKKKVAKISGYFQMGLALLGFSEVLRRFFSESETPLFQWMIIISVLALIGNLVSLWLINKAKSDEAHMQASAIFTSNDIIVNGGVILAGILVYFLKSKWPDLVVGGVVFSFVMRGAFRILKLAK
- a CDS encoding cation diffusion facilitator family transporter gives rise to the protein MIMGHNHNHSHNHSEGNVKVAFFLNLAFTIIEIIGGLYTNSLAILSDALHDLGDSLSLGLSWYFQKLSKKGRTKTFSYGYKRFSLLGAIINSIVLVAGSIFILTKAIPELFNPGETNVEGMLYLSILGIVVNGAAVFKLRKGESLNEKVVSLHLLEDVLGWVAVLIGSVIMMYTDAPFIDPLLSVLISLFVLYNVYKNLKKSLLVILQGIPEEISIDDIRQKLKNISKVTDIHDCHAWSMDGQYNILTLHLRLDKDYKLSEQAKLKEQVRTQLKDESINHITIEFEAQGENCELEDC
- a CDS encoding helix-turn-helix domain-containing protein → MKLNTLYIKNMVCPRCIDTVKDILDNLNIETSSIELGEVHTPNNITSDQKSQLEELLAARGFELLQDQKSKLIGQIKAIIVDQIHHNKEALNINFSTLIADKLHQEYSSLSRLFSSVEGVTIERFILKQKVERVKELIFYNELTLSEIAHQMDYSSVAHLSAQFKKETGMTPTAFKKMRNPGRQSLDQL